CTACACCCAGTGGTCGCTCCCGGTCGGCTTCCGGCTCCGCTTCCGTTTCCGGGGCGGGCGGCGCGGGCTCGGAGCGCCCATGGCGGCGCCGCACGCTGAGAAGCTGGAGGGAGGCGTCCCGGGCCCCCCGCCCGCGCCGGGGCCCCCGCATCCGCTCCCGCACCCACACGCGCCGGGCGCCGCcgcccccgcgcccgccccgcccggccgcAAGCAGGGAAAGGCCGGTGAGCGCGGGGGGCACCGgacgggggggcggggcgggctggggGTCACTGGGCGGGGTCGGTAACGGTCCCGTTCCCCGCAGGCCTGCAGATGAAGAGCCCTGAGAAAAAGCGCCGTAAATCCAACACCCAGGTAGGGctggcgggacgggacgggacgggccccccttcccttccctttccccttccccggACTGGGACGTGGCCCCCCGCCCGGCTGCAGCCGAGCCCCGGCCCCGGTAACCGCGCTCCCCCCTTAGGGTCCGGCCTACTCGCACCTGTCTGAGTTCGCGCCTCCGCCGACGCCCATGGTGGACCATCTCGTGGCCTCCAACCCCTTTGAGGATGACTTCGGGGCGCCAAAGGTGGGCGCCGCCTCAGCCCCGTTCCTGGGCAGCCCCGTGCCCTTCGCCAGCTTCCGCATGCAGGGTGCCATGGCAGCCCCAGTGCCGCCAGGCTACGGAGGGGGCCCGCAGCCCCTGCGTCGCCAGCCACCCCCTTTTGCACCCGGCCAGATGGGTCCAGCCTTCAgcctgcccccccagacccccGGCTACGTGCAGCCCGGTGGCATGAgcttccccagccagcccttcagCCAGCCCCTCGGACAGAACTTCAGCCCCacggctgggcagctcctgcagggCCCCGTCGGGGGCTTTGGGCCCATGATCTCACCCACCATGGGGCAACCACCACGGGCggacatggggccagggcccgcGCTGAACCCCCCAGGCGGCCCCTCAATGACACAGAGGTTTGGCCAGCCGGGCACCCTCTTTGGACAGTCGCCCATGCAGCGGCCCAGCCAGACCCTGCCCAACTTGCCCCCTAACACCAGCCCCTTCCCCGGGGCTGACCCTGGCTTCCCGGCCGGCGCAGAGGACGGAGCCAAGCCCCTCAACCCGCCTGCCAGCACCTTCAGTCAGGAGCAGCACTCGGGCTCACCAGCTGCAGTCAACGGGGCCCAGCCCAGTTTCGCCCCTGGCAGCACCACCCGCAGCAGTGGCACCCCTGAGGCCAACAGCCTCCCACCGCCCAGCAAGGCGCCTGGCAGTTCAGGGCATCAGCCGCCACCGGGCCTGGTGTACCCCTGCGGGGCCTGCCGCAACGAGGTCAACGACGACCAGGATGCTATTTTGTGCGAGGCCTCCTGCCAGAAGTGGTTCCACCGTGAGTGCACGGGCATGACGGAGAACGCCTATGGGCTGCTCACCACTGAGGCCTCAGCTGTCTGGGCCTGCGACTACTGCCTCAAGACCAAGGAGATCCAGTCTGTCTACATCCGCgagggcctggggcagctggtGGCCGCCAACGACGGCTGAGCCAGGcggacccactgcccccaccagACTCGTTCCTCCCTgggccctgtcccctgccctgtcACCCCCCTACCCCATGTCTGCCAACAAGAAACAGTGCCGGGATGCCAGTAATGCTCCCCCTCACCCTTCCCCCTGGGCAGGCACTTGTCTCGGCACACGCCCTGTTGAAGTGTTCAAACCAGCTGTCGGAGGGTAGCCATTGCCCCAGCACTGTGGCCTCTGCAGGCCATGCAGTTGTTTGGTGATGGGCTGGCATGGAGCACAGGGGCATCCTGCTGTGGAGCCCTGCCCCTAAGTGGGGTGCCAGGGGCCTGTTCTCCCTTCTGCCCCTCAAGCTGTACCAGCCCCTGGCACCCGTGGATGATGGAGTCTTGACTGGGAGCCGGTGCCTGTGGGTAGCTTGGCTCTGCTGTCTACTAGCATGCGCCTTATGCTCCTGGGTTACTGGTGGTGCCCGGAGGGGGTGCTGCCCCCCTGCATCTGGCACAGACtggccctgcccagcagcacagggtgggagaGCAGCACTTCAGGGGTGCTGGGTCCTGGACGCACAGGATGCTTCATGGTCTCAGCACTCAGGGCTTGTGCCCTGTGTAGTCCTGGGGCTGCTAGGAGAAGCTGGACTGTGGGACTCAagctctgggggctggaggcagctccACAACTGCTCTGTGACTGTGGGagctcgtggggactctgggacTGGACTCATGGGCTTGGGGGGCTGGCGCCAGACCCAATCCCTGCAGGAGGAAGCTCCTGTACTcttgccagggcagtgcctgccctgggCACAACCGGGTCTGCAGGCATGTAGGAGCTTCTCGGTGAGGGCTGGTGGCTCCAGGGCAGCCACCCAGCACTGTGGACATTGTgaccctctctctgcctcccagccagggacagctccagcctggggctatTTTTGGAAGGCCCTTGCTGACAGGGAGCCCTCCCCATGGCTCTGCATAGACTGCTGGGCCCCGGTGCTGGGTGGTGCCCCATGGGGATGCCCAGGAGCATTGGGTTCTGTGGTGCCCTGGCAGGTGGGAGAGCCCGGTGCTGCCAGTCTGGGAcctggccacccccccccccttcctctttGGGGCAGGTGGCCCTTGCCCCGTGTGCCCATCGCTGCCCCCGCGCTGTTTTGTATGGGGTCTTTGTACTGTCCACTATAAAGCTCTGAAAACCAGGCGGGCTCCGTGTGTCCGTGCGCCTGGCCCGGGGCCTGGGTCGCTGCTCCGAGCCGGCTCCCACGGAGGGGGGTGGCGGGCTGGGCCGGCCGGGCAGCGATCCCGGTGCTGGCGCGGCCGCCAGGGCCGCTGCCACTTGGCTTCCGTGCCGCTTCCCCTGCGGCTGCCCGGGGACACCGGGCCGGGCCCCTCCCGCCGCGGGACACGAGACACTGGGCAGCCGAGACCCGCGGGCGCAAGGAGGGCGACGCCCCCGGCAGCTGCACAAGggcaccccgcccccccatgtgctccccggGGGGCGGCGGTGACGGCTCCTATTGGCCCTGCCTTCCCCAGGCGCCCGCCGATTGGCTGCTCCGATCATGTGCCCCGCCCCTTTCGGATCAGAATGTAGCGACTTGTAGCAAAGTTAGCTACAAAGTTGCCCGGAGGTTCCGGGACCCGCTGCCGGGACCCCAGGCCACCCCCCGCCGGGGCTAGTCCCCCACCCCTCGCTGGGATCCAGGGCCCCCCCCGGCGCCGCCTGTCAGGTGAGTCCGGGACGGAGTCGCGGGGCGTCGCTCCCTGCCGGCCCGTGGGTCTCCCCGGGGGCGCCGGCCCCGACCCGCGGGGGGGAGCAGGCGGATGGTCCCGGGCGCTGTCCCGGGAGTGCCGCcgggggggccggggccggtCGCCGCAGGCGGGAACCCGCTGCAGTCGCTCTCTCCTATTATGGCAGCGCTGGGGCTTCGCCGGCGCGTCGCCAGGCCCCCCCCCAGAGCAGTGCGTTCCGCCGCTTCCTTCCTGCGGAGCCCGCTCGGGGcggagggggggctctgccacctgCTGCGGGGAATTAAACGCCGCTAAAAATACCCGCGGGCGTCACTGTCCCGGCGGCAGCTGCGGGGGGACGTCCCGGGCGGCCGCGCCCCGTCCCTGGCACGCCGCCGGCAGCTTCCCGCCCGGGGGGGGGGCTCTAGGGGCAAACAGGCTCGGCGGCGGGGAGGGACTCGGGCAAAGTGAGAGCCTGGCCCAGGCAGAGGGGGCCGAGACACCTGGTGCAACCCCTGGGCCATGCTcgcaccccagccccttccataCGTCTGggaaaacaccccttccccctctctcctatCTGACCTCATCTTGTTGCCGTGGTAACCACTGTGATGTCAGGATGTGGGTTCTGTGACAACATTGCAGCAAGCCCGCAGCTCTGctctggaagggagcagggttGAATCTGGGGTTCCTGTCCCGGGccggcagatggggcagggagagctgggctgcagccagccccgagCGGGGAaaggcagagcctgcccagcGAGTTACAGGCaggcccaggtgcaggggctggggctgtcaccaCAGTTGTGCGGGGAATGTGTGCAATCCGGGGCAGCTGGCAGCCCGGGCACCCGCTGCCCCCGCGTTCCAGGCTCCGCATCTCTCGGGAACGGGCCCACTAGGCCCCTCCAGGGGCAGCTGATTCCCAACCTGGAGCCTGGCTCagtgccctctgccccaccccaggctggcagggtccTATTCACAGCtctggggcatgggtgggggcagtggctggggcagggttCTGATCCACCGTGCCTGAGTGAAAGGCCCTTTGTCTTCATTTGCAAATTCTCTTTGCAAGTCAAATTAGCCCTGGCAAGGCGGTTCTGGGGGCTGAAGCCCTTGATGCATGCATCTGGGTATCTCCATACCCCCTTGCAGTGCTGCAGGACCGGGAGGGCTGGGATTGCCCTGATGCTCCACATCCCCtgcaggtgggacccagcccagctgggcaggagcagcaatGGCCAAGAATGCTGACGTGCGGAACTCGGACAACAGCTGGGTGATTGCTGGCTCTGAGGTGGGGGGCAacgtgtgtggggcagggtggggtggggctggggtcctggtGCCTGCACTtgctgcccagggctctgccagcAGGGTGCTGCCCAGGTTTGGGGCAGCAACAGGTGTGTGCAGAGGTAACAGTTGCATGATctgccctccctttccccaggGTTTGCCTGTGGAAACTGTGGGCCcggaggagggggagctgccccaggctgcagcagaggagctggtGGGAGACACCCTTGAGGTGGAGGATGAAGCCCAGGACACGCTCCCAGGCATGTGAAGGTTCCTAGACCAGACCGGCTCCCTGCACTGTCCAGCACCCTAACTCCAGTGCTccttgctccatcctcttcaggctgcagggcaggggagggggctctcACAGGCTTCGAGCTGCTGCACCAGCCAAGGGGGCAGGAGTCAGCCCAAGTCCCTGGCCCAGCAGAGCCCTCCCGCACCCTGGCTGGGCCTTGATGCTCTTGTCACTCCATAGCATCCGCCCACAGGGGCAAGAAGGACGAGGCCTCCCTGCTAAATTCAGCTGCTGGCCGGGAGGAGGCTGAATTCAAGGTAAAGGTTTGGGGGTGCCCAGGGATCAGATGGGAGGTGGGTGCCGAGGTTGTGGCGGCACAGGGATGGGGCCCTGCTGCATCCTGGAGATGCTCAAGCACAAGTCCTGGCACTGCCTGTTCCCAGGACTCTGAGGAGCACTTGACGTCTAGCCCCAAGGGTGGCCCTGACGCAGCAGCCCACCCCAATGAGCTGCTGGACATCCACAAGCCTGAGGAGCCAGACTCCCAGGATGCCAGACTGGACTCTGGCGCTGAAGTCCTGGGCTCCTCACTCACAGGCAGAACAGGTGGGTCCAGCCTTGCTAGCAGcttagcctcccctcccctcccctcccaccctgccaagCCCCACACTGACCTGGCACCAGGTGAGCCTGGCTGGGGAGCCATGGGACATGTTGGACACTGCACCCCACCCTCTGCATGGACTCTGGGGGCACCTGGTCCCTGCTGGGTAGGGAGGGGGAATCCTGTGCCCATCTGTGGCCCTGTCCATGGGGACACTTCTGGGGGTCCTGCTccaggggctgctctgagcaGAGTCCCCGTATCTGCCCAGGGACACTGGCAGAGGAgggcagtggctccagcagcaATGAGGACCAGGATGTGGAGGGGCTGCGGCGGCGGAAGGGGCGGGATGTGCCCGCTGCTCCTGAGAGGCCTGTGCCACACCAAGTGCTGGAGGCTGAAGGTGCCGAGGGGGGCTTGGGCATGActacttacctgctgggtgcaaTGGCACTGCTGGCTGTGGGGCTGCTGGTCTTCTCAGGTGAGCAAGGgatacagcaggggcagccagggtgggcacaggggtcCACTTCTCCTTCAtcctctgctttcttttccctaGGTGGCATCTATGACCTGGGAGACAGTGAGTACTGGGCAGGGACCTCTCTGCTGCCCCACTCAAGGAGGGGGTgattagcacccttgtgcctgcCTGACGGGGCAAGGGGCATGGATAAGCACCTGGGCATTAACCCCACTTGTTCCCTCTGCCAGGCCTTACAGagagtgcaggggctggggatgcCCCAGAGGGGGAGCAGCCATGGTCACCCCCACTGCCGGTCATTAGCATAAATGTAAGTGTGTCAGGGTCCCTGAACCTGAGACCAGCTCTGCCCCCACGGCTGGGTAGGGAGGGCTCTGAGTCCTCAGCCTTGGACTCAGGAGCCTTTCCCAGCCTGGCAGACCAGggactgtgccctgtgctgctgcaaggCTTGGGCCTATCATGCTGGGGAGACTAAGgcacagagtggggctgggcctgggtgtGCAGGGGAGGGCTAGGCCAGGTACCCCAGTGTTCTGGTTGCCACTGTGGTCGCAGGCTGTGGCTTCCTCCCATCCTTGCAGGAGCAGTTGGAACAGCCACCACCATCGCCATCCTCAGCCGGGGACCCACAGAGCCTGCAGGCCAT
This sequence is a window from Alligator mississippiensis isolate rAllMis1 chromosome 15, rAllMis1, whole genome shotgun sequence. Protein-coding genes within it:
- the PYGO2 gene encoding pygopus homolog 2, with the protein product MAAPHAEKLEGGVPGPPPAPGPPHPLPHPHAPGAAAPAPAPPGRKQGKAGLQMKSPEKKRRKSNTQGPAYSHLSEFAPPPTPMVDHLVASNPFEDDFGAPKVGAASAPFLGSPVPFASFRMQGAMAAPVPPGYGGGPQPLRRQPPPFAPGQMGPAFSLPPQTPGYVQPGGMSFPSQPFSQPLGQNFSPTAGQLLQGPVGGFGPMISPTMGQPPRADMGPGPALNPPGGPSMTQRFGQPGTLFGQSPMQRPSQTLPNLPPNTSPFPGADPGFPAGAEDGAKPLNPPASTFSQEQHSGSPAAVNGAQPSFAPGSTTRSSGTPEANSLPPPSKAPGSSGHQPPPGLVYPCGACRNEVNDDQDAILCEASCQKWFHRECTGMTENAYGLLTTEASAVWACDYCLKTKEIQSVYIREGLGQLVAANDG